The DNA region TTGGGGACTTTTGGCCGAAGTGCTTGCGACCCGGGTTCAAATCCCGGTTACCCCACTTTTTTCTTTTTAATCATCCTGTTAATAATATCCTGTATTTTTTTCTTAGGTTTACTCCAACCCTTCATACCTCTTCTTATACTCCTTTTCTTTGCCAAGATTGTTTTCCTCTTGAAATGTCTTGGATGCCTTCCCATAAAAACCTCCTCACATATTTTTAACAAATGAATTTAATATTGTTTCCAAGTCTGGCTTTCCAATCTCCTTTAACTCATATCTTACTCTCACCATGGGTTTCTTATTATTTATTATTTTTCTCAGGTCAACCGGAGTCCCGATTAAGATGGCATCGCATTTAGTAGCATTTATCGTCCTCTCGAGGTCCTTTAATTGATCCTTTCCGTATCCCATGGCTGGAAGGATGTTTTTTAAGTGTGGATAATTTCTGAATGTTTCCTTAATAGAACCAAAAGCGTATTTTCTCGGATCAACTATCTCACACCCCAATTTTCTGGCTGCCACAAAACCTGCCCCAAATTTCATTCCACCATGCGTCAATGTTGGTCCGTCCTCAACCACAAGAACCCTTTTTTCCCTTAATTTTTCTGGATCATCCACAGTTATTTCAGAGTTTGCCCTTATCACGATTGCCTTTGGATTAACCCTCTTTATATTGTCTAATATTAAATCAACATTTCTTTTTTCTGCCGTGTCCATTTTGTTTATTATTATCACATCAGCCATTCTGAAGTTAGTTTCACCTGGATGATAGGATACCTCATGCCCAGCTCTGTGGGGATCAGCAACAACTATATGAAGGTTGGGTTTTATGAAAGGTGTGTCATTGTTTCCTCCATCCCAGACGATGATATCAGCCTCCTTTTCAGCTTCTTTCAATATTTTTTCATAATCAACACCAGCAAAAACAACCAAGTTTTTTTCTATATATGGTTCATACTCTTCCATTTCCTCAATTGTGCAACCATGTTTTATCATGTCCTCATATTTTTCAAATCTTTGGACAACCTGTCTCCTAAGATCCCCATAAGGCATTGGATGTCTAATAGCAACAACCTTAAAACCAAGTCTCTTTAATATTTCAACAACCTTCCTGGATGTCTGACTCTTTCCGCAACCGGTTCTCACAGCACAGACGGCAATAACTGGTTTTTTTGACTTAAGCATGGTAGAATTGACACCTAGAAGTCTGAAATCCGCACCGCAACTATTGACAAGAGAAGCTCTATTCATGACGTACTCATGGGAAACATCACTATACGAGAAGGCAACTTCATCAACTTTCATTTTCTTTATTAATTCTGGTAATTTTTCTTCAGGATAAATTGGTATTCCTTTTGGATAAAATTTTCCCGCAAGTTCCTTAGGGTATTTTCTACCTGAAATATTTGGTATTTGGGTTGCAGTGAATGCCACAACTTGGTAATTTGGGTTGTCACGGAAAAAAACATTAAAGTTATGAAAATCCCTGCCAGCCGCTCCCATTATAATTACCCTTTTCATACAATCACACCTCCAATACTTTTGACCTGGTTAAAATTTTTGGACCTTTTCTTGTCATAAGGATATCATTCTCTAATCTTGAGCCACCAATATTTGGCAAATATACTCCTGGCTCTACTGTAAATATCATGTTTTCCTTCAACTCTGGCTCAAATAATTTTTTTCTTGTCTTTTTTTGGGGGGAAAGGTTTGGATCTTCATGGACGTCTAACCCAAGACCATGGCCTATTGAATGCTTCAGCTCAAAACCTTCTCTCTTTAAAATTTTCTCCCCCTCGTGAAAAATTTCCCATGTTTTTCTACCAACTCCCAAATTTTCTAATATAATATTATATGCTAATTCCGTTGCTGAAAGTATAGCCTCCTCCTTTTCACTCAATTTTCCAATAGAAAATGGAACGGTGATATCTGAGCAGTAGCCTCTGTAAACAACACCAAAATCAACTAAACCAAGACCCCTAGATATCTTTTTTGAAGAAAAGTTAGGTTCTGGGTGAATATAGGAGGATCTTTTTCCTGAGGTCAGTATA from Candidatus Aenigmatarchaeota archaeon includes:
- a CDS encoding cyclic 2,3-diphosphoglycerate synthase, which translates into the protein MKRVIIMGAAGRDFHNFNVFFRDNPNYQVVAFTATQIPNISGRKYPKELAGKFYPKGIPIYPEEKLPELIKKMKVDEVAFSYSDVSHEYVMNRASLVNSCGADFRLLGVNSTMLKSKKPVIAVCAVRTGCGKSQTSRKVVEILKRLGFKVVAIRHPMPYGDLRRQVVQRFEKYEDMIKHGCTIEEMEEYEPYIEKNLVVFAGVDYEKILKEAEKEADIIVWDGGNNDTPFIKPNLHIVVADPHRAGHEVSYHPGETNFRMADVIIINKMDTAEKRNVDLILDNIKRVNPKAIVIRANSEITVDDPEKLREKRVLVVEDGPTLTHGGMKFGAGFVAARKLGCEIVDPRKYAFGSIKETFRNYPHLKNILPAMGYGKDQLKDLERTINATKCDAILIGTPVDLRKIINNKKPMVRVRYELKEIGKPDLETILNSFVKNM